gaagcgagaggttgcgagttcgaccctgggtcagggcgttagcaattttctccccccctttcctaacctaggtggtgggttcaagtgctagtctttcggatgagacgataaaccgaggtcccttcgtgtacactacattggggtatccacgattgacaaaagggtctttcctggcaaaattgtataggcgtagataaaaatgtccaccaaaatacccgtgtgacctggaataataggccgtgaaaggtggatatgttacagtcaaatcgggaaatcaggtatttcacgagaatgtctgaaagtttaggcattcatggtaaatacctggtttgatcaggcaattccggaaatgactgaatTTTTTTAGGCACTATCAGGAAATGACTAAAAACTACTTGTGCAAATTTCCCGTTTTGCCTGACTGTTAGGCAAAACGGGTTGTTCTGAGACCTTGTCTGTTTTTACCTCGCCTGCCTTGAGCATGAATTTCTCTTCTAGCACATTGTCTATTCATCGTTTTCCCCATTTTACTGAGTTCGGAGTGAttgcagtttgtttttttacgggtgcaggtcactaccgcgagtgtAACACTATCGCGTGTGTAAGACTATGAGCACGAATTTATTGTGAGTTTCTCGTATAGCacattgtcttttttttctccccttttCGCTGAGTTTGGATTGATTGGAGTTCACTTTCAGTATAATGCTAGTTCCATTGTGACGTTGCTCTCAATGTTGAGGGTAGCAATGGAGAAAACAGAATTGGTAGAAGACCGATTTAATCGGTTAATCTTTCAAAAGTACgccaaaaatgaaaaacacttgATGCCAAAGTCCAAATATTTTCAAATACTTGAAGAGATGATGAAAAACGGAAGTCGGAAAACTCCACGTCAGAACAAGCTGTTTTCGAAGTAAGtagactcctctctctctctctcgttcctccctctctctcaaacctgtctttctgtctgtctctgtctctctctgtcacttctctctgtcactgtttgTCTCGATGTATGTATATCTCTCTATgtgactctctttctctctctctctctctgtctctctctgcgcaCATGTCCCATACTTTTGTCCCACacttctctctaacacacacacacacacacacacacacacacacacacacacacacgcgcgcagacACAGATAATAAAATAATGATCTCTTGATTTTGAATCAGGTATGAAATTGTATCatttctctctaacacacacacacacacacacacacacacacacacacacacacacacacacacacacgcacacacgcgcagacacagATAATAAAATAGTGATCACTTGATTTTGAATCAGGTATGAAATGTTATCACTTctctctaacatacacacacacacacacgcacacgcacacacgcgcagtTACAGATAATAAAATAGTGATCTCTTGATTTTGAATCTGGTATGAAATTGTATCACTTctctctaacatacacacacaaacacacactcacacacacaggcacacacacacacacacacacgcacgcatacgcgCGCAGACACATATAATAAAATAGTGATCTCTTGATTTTGAATCAGGTATGAAATTTTATCACTTCTctataacatacacacacacacacgcacacacacacacacacacacacacgcacacacgcgcagacacagATAATAAAATAGTGATCTCTTGATTTTGAATCAGGTATGAAATTGTATCacttctctctaacacacacacacacacacacacacgcacacgcacacacgcgcagacacagATAATAAAATAGTGATCTCTTGATTTTGATTCAGGTATGAAATCCTTCGATGTGGGCACATGGACAAACTGATAAAGAAACGAAAGTCACCTGCTGAAACCCCAATCTACTATGTGACAATTGAAGACACATTCGACGTGATCAGAACAGCTCATCTTGCCACAGGACACGGTGGAAGGGATAGGGTTCTAAAGGAAATTGAACAGAAATTTGCAAATGTGCACAGAGAAAGCGTTGACATTTTCAAGTCTTTATGCAAGGTGTGCCAAGAAAAGACAAAgcgacaaaaaacaaaaggagTTGTTGTGAGACCCATCCTTTCAAGTGATTTTTCTTCCAGATGTCAAGTTGACCTGATTGACTTTCAGTCGATGGGCGATGGTCAGTACAAGTGGATAATGGTTTATCAAGACCATCTTACAAAGTTTGTTGTGTTGCGACCACTGACCTCAAAAAGAGCTTGTGAGGTAGCAGTTCAGTTGATGGACATCTTTGCACTACTTGGAGCTCCTGTGATCCTACAATCGGACAATGGTTCGGAATTCACTGCAGCAATTACCACAGAACTGAGAGACTTGTGGCCTGAACTGAAACTTGTCCATGGCAAGCCGAGACACCCTCAGTCCCAAGGCCCTGTGGAGAGAGCAAATGGCGATATAAAGGACATGTTGATTGCCTGGATGGCCGACAACTCCACTACTCGTTGGTCAGTTGGGCTTCGATTTGTTCAGTTCATGAAAAACAGGTCATACAGTGCTGCTATCAAGAGATCTCCATATCAGGCTCTCTTTGGATGTCAACCAAGACTGGGGCTGAGTTCAACTTCTCTACCGAAAGAACTGATTGACGAGTTTCACACTGAGGATGATTTACGTGACTTTTCGTTGCGAAATTCTGGCAATAGTGATGCTGAGATGGCCGCAGACGTCCACCATGCAGACGCTgtggttgctgacgtccaccgtgcagacgtcgtggttgctgacgtccaccgtgcagacgctgtggttgctgacgtccaccgtgcagacgctgtggttgctgacgtccaccttgcagacgtcgtggttgctgacgtccacAGTGCAGACGCTGAAGTTGCTGACGTCCACCATGCAGACGTCgtggttgctgacgtccaccGTGCTGCTGACGTCCACTCAGCTGGCGACGCAAGGTAAGTGACCACTTGTACACGCTTttgacctctctctcttttatcccTCTCACTAGCTTTTTTCCTCccattctttttctcttttcttgatCCTTTTTCTCATTCTtttattgtttgtcttttttctttctctaataaaaaaaatctcttaTTGTTTGACTAGGTCTGAACCCCAGCGTAACACTGCCAACATCCACCCTGGAAATGCAAACCTCAGTATTGAGGAGTTGGTGACTGATGACAGTGTGGCATTGCTTGACAGACAATATAAACAAATTCAGCACCACAGACAAGCTAGCAGGGTATGTCAGCTCCAGCAAGCAGAAAGAATGGTGAAGCGGAGTCGCTTGGATCTCGGTCATGGACAGAGAGGTGATAACGTCGCTATACCCATTCCACTGGTGGATAGAGGCCGTGGAGACCCGCGGAATATCCTGGGGGTGATTCTTGACAGGAGTGAAAATGACAACTACACACTGGTGACCAAGAATGGGATTTTAAAAGGAGCCTACGCCAGAAACGATTTCGAACTGTGCCCACAAAAACTGTTGTATTTGAGTGAAATGAACTGTGTTAAGCACGTAAGTCTTCGCGCGGCCGTCATCCTGGGCTCCCAAAGCGGAGGACAAGGATACGTCAAGTGCAACTGTTCGGGTGCAAAGAAATGCCAGAACAATCGGTGCAAATGCTTCAAAGCAAAACTGAAGTGCAACAGTCGGTGTCACCAATCCTTGACTTGTGGAAACAAATGAACTGTTGACAGAAAGTTCTGTTTTAATGTACATTTTAGTTTTTAgaattaaacattaaaatgaTAACATCATTATGTTCTTTAATTGAATGCCTTaaaatcaagagagagaaagatataggaaagagagagagagagagaatacagaATAGATTCCACACTGACAGCATTGGCCCGGCACAGGCAGTTGATGGCTGGACAGCAATACCTTCCTGATGGAAAAGAGGCATGAAACCAATTACGACCCCAGCCATTCAAAGTTTTATAGTAGGCTTCTGTGCTGAAATGCTTTCTGACtctcaccagaaacacagattgTGAGCGGTAGGCATTCTCCGATAATGCCTGGCAGCCTATTTCAGTCAGTCACCGATAGTGCCTAAACAATTTCAGTCATTTCCGGATTTGCCTGATCAAACCAGGTATTTACCGTGAATGCCTAAACTTTCAGGCATTCTCGTGAAATACCTGATTTCCCGATTTGACTGTAACAGAtacagcgcctaaaggcagtcgatctactggccgatgtgaatgcgtgatatattgtgtaaaaaattccatctcacacggcattaataggtaacatgcgccttgagtcgccttgtgttgtgagatacgtgcgcgatataaatcctcgtaaaataaaaataaaaataaaaaaatgcaaGAATCAGTATTGCACGCGCACcacccattctgataatcatcggtccatgcTATCGCTCAGaagtctctctgacaggatgaatAATTACTACGCGCATTAAAGGGAAATCtattaaaacaagaaaacagagttatctcccatatgtttttcgcttatgtttctgataacagacgaaagacgaacgtgattgtagaatggccgacttcgacagtgatctccgttctgttcttcacagttatgataaagacatcgttctaaggtcaaaacaagtcgacattttgagactgctgtgtgaaggagaccgtgatattgttgcatcactcccaactagTTACGGAAAAAGTGccgtctgcttcgtagccaaagttgattatcacgtgacacttttgccatatttagagttgtttgcacagtaaatacacccgcgaaagatagctcgcttgaaaatgtcttacatatcaattcctttgtaatttaaaaattacacaacaccatgaaaaatcattaacGACGTTCGCAAATCTGctaatatcaataacacattacgaaaagctctaaatatgtaaaatatcgatttcctctccagagaaggaaaacaaaggcatcctgtcagggataaatgagacccgaagggaagtaacttattttgacctgagttcaggatggtgcACCGGCCACCACCAATAGCGTTTGTCAGATAGGTGACATCAAATCAGTGTTAAAAGTAACAGTTCGTAGGTTATGGCAGAAAAAAAGATAACAACAATTTACACTTTCATTTACGACGATTACATGGCACGATCCCGGGACCCCCATTTTCAATGTTAAGatggtccatggaccccctcagcGGAGTTTTAGAAGGTCCTaagtccatggaccccctcagcGGAGTTTTAGAAGGTCCTaagtccatggaccccctcagcGGAGTTTTAGAAGGTCCTaagtccatggaccccctcagcGGAGTTTTAGAAGGTCGTaagtccatggaccccctcagcGGAGTTTTAGAAGGTCGTaagtccatggaccccctcagcGGAGTTTTAGAAGGTCCTaagtccatggaccccctcagcGGAGTTTTAGAAGGTCCTaagtccatggaccccctcagcGGAGTTTTAGAAGGTCCTAAAtccatggaccccctcagcGGAGTTTTAGAAGGTCGTaagtccatggaccccctcagcGGAGTTTTAGAAGGTCGTaagtccatggaccccctcagcGGAGTTTTAGAAGGTCGTaagtccatggaccccctcagcGGAGTTTTAGAAGGTCGTaagtccatggaccccctcagcGGAGTTTTAGAAGGTCGTaagtccatggaccccctcagcGGAGTTTTAGAAGGTCGTaagtccatggaccccctcagcGGAGTTTTAGAAGGTCGTaagtccatggaccccctcagcGGAGTTTTAGAAGGTCGTaagtccatggaccccctcagcGGAGTTTTAGAAGGTCGTaagtccatggaccccctcagcGGAGTTTTAGAAGGTCGTaagtccatggaccccctcagcGGAGTTTTAGAAGGTCCTaagtccatggaccccctcagcGGAGTTTTAGAAGGTCCCaagtccatggaccccctcagcGGAGTTTTAGAAGGTCGTaagtccatggaccccctcagcGGAGTTTTAGAAGGTCGTaagtccatggaccccctcagcGGAGTTTTAGAAGGTCGTaagtccatggaccccctcagcGGAGTTTTAGAAGGTCCCaagtccatggaccccctcagcGGAGTTTTAGAAGGTCCTaagtccatggaccccctcagcGGAGTTTTAAAAGGTCGTAAGTCCTTGGACCCCCTCAGCGGAGTTTTAGAAGGTCGTaagtccatggaccccctcagcGGAGTTTTAGAAGGTCCTaagtccatggaccccctcagcGGAGTTTTAGAAGGTCCCAAGTTCAGGGACCCAAAAGACCTCGTGTACTGATAATACATTGTGATCCCGCATAGTGTGACATGAAGTGTCTATTTTCGTGGGAATATTCCAAGAGAACATTTTAACAGTATCGTACTTTGTTgcattaaacatacacacacacacacacacacacacacacatgcacccaaaCACACGGTGTGTGCGATTGTTTCCTCCATTGCGTTTGCTGGATCTAGCCTATATGAGCAAAGTGTTCGTTCCCGTGAGGGAACAATTTTATTAAGACCTAACGGATTAAATAACAACCATAAGAAATTAACTAAATGGTATTAGGTATAACCCAATCTACAATACTGCATTACACTATCACAAAGTATTATGTGACCATTTCAAAAGTGCCCCTTACTAATGTACTAAACAAAACATAAGATCACCTGGACATTAAGTAATTACAAGATACATTTTATTATCCATCGAATTGTTTAATTTGATTGAGCAAAATCCATTTGTGGAAAATCCGCAAATATTTTGTTAAAGCCTTTCTCATTTATTTTTTCTCTGAGAACTTTaggtaatgagagagagagagagagagagagagagagagagagagagaga
This DNA window, taken from Littorina saxatilis isolate snail1 unplaced genomic scaffold, US_GU_Lsax_2.0 scaffold_2361, whole genome shotgun sequence, encodes the following:
- the LOC138956093 gene encoding hepatitis A virus cellular receptor 1-like; translation: MIYVTFRCEILAIVMLRWPQTSTMQTLWLLTSTVQTSWLLTSTVQTLWLLTSTVQTLWLLTSTLQTSWLLTSTVQTLKLLTSTMQTSWLLTSTVLLTSTQLATQGLNPSVTLPTSTLEMQTSVLRSW